The following coding sequences lie in one Candidatus Nitrospira allomarina genomic window:
- a CDS encoding HD domain-containing protein, translated as MSRPPLKSTYTVLTRTQVASLLKWYDQPHPDRPNRTIPGYDKAHALRTARLCVAVAAALGHPLSRLRQFEAACLLHDMGRAGLDPVLFGRIWSWAKEHKIPTRPREWRARYPQTPYGRESHAFIAQYGAALQARGLPLTPTVKDHIDMRLGFARRLHTYLRPVKTAIVTIDIPWSPWMERIMLYYYYPEKLDRAAAWTHQLAEILVACEQLEAYSNHRRGKDYYARAEESFSAAFAYLRQLTAQRIVSHQVMDVICRLTREGRFTTILRQARGGILSAADQQFLQTVSC; from the coding sequence GTGTCCCGGCCCCCATTGAAGTCCACCTACACCGTTCTTACCCGTACGCAAGTGGCCTCACTGCTGAAATGGTACGACCAGCCGCATCCCGACAGGCCCAATCGCACGATTCCCGGATATGACAAGGCCCATGCGTTGCGCACGGCACGCCTCTGTGTGGCCGTTGCCGCAGCTCTGGGCCATCCACTCTCCCGCCTTCGTCAATTTGAAGCCGCCTGTTTGCTGCATGATATGGGTCGGGCCGGACTTGATCCCGTCTTGTTCGGCCGGATCTGGTCGTGGGCGAAGGAACACAAAATCCCGACCAGGCCACGGGAATGGCGGGCCCGCTATCCCCAAACCCCCTATGGCCGTGAATCTCACGCCTTCATCGCACAATATGGAGCCGCCTTACAAGCTCGTGGCCTGCCACTGACCCCTACGGTCAAGGATCACATCGATATGCGATTAGGCTTTGCCCGGCGCCTCCACACCTACCTCCGTCCCGTAAAAACCGCAATCGTTACCATAGACATCCCCTGGTCGCCCTGGATGGAACGCATCATGTTGTACTATTACTATCCGGAAAAACTCGACCGCGCGGCCGCCTGGACGCACCAACTCGCGGAAATCCTCGTCGCCTGCGAGCAACTGGAAGCCTATAGCAATCACCGGCGAGGCAAAGATTATTACGCGCGGGCAGAAGAAAGCTTTTCCGCCGCCTTCGCCTATCTCCGTCAACTCACCGCTCAGCGAATCGTCAGTCACCAGGTTATGGATGTCATCTGCCGCCTCACCAGGGAAGGCCGTTTTACCACAATTTTACGGCAGGCCCGAGGGGGCATTCTATCAGCCGCCGATCAACAATTTTTACAAACCGTCTCGTGCTGA
- a CDS encoding YhdP family protein — protein MRWSGKQMFWWGALGALVLTIALIVLPLFLNPDYLKTLALQQIQRTFGSHVTVGHTSFALFPSPHFLVLDIVVQEQPESHAVFRAKSMSLDLGIGQLLMKKIVVREFLVESPEIELRREADGEWRFLSYASNDSPIVSATKFLVLGKVVVTDGKIIVIDESPREAVRGFVIEDVAFVSDTTHDGPSMASSFELSGKIRQTQELAPFRIKGELEARWASPVLSIASEPVGFEQIKFSGKVKADHLEINQLGEYLPNGQSLMAVPGTLSVKSQVTWVQNAKTSRLSLSHINVSSSFIDLDGSANTEMLEDGHQMMGFSMRSSNVDLAMIRQHLPKTWIPDDLLPVWEKGEWGGGLNIAEARVTGSTREDVQTSVTGTFHLADGYVRIPEWPTTDHIQGTVVVEPDRMQLSGVQGIYDGIPVEVTEGVFLLKESGPWGDVGLQGPVPAEKVLRVVTQLGAPSDFGLLNAWKVSDGSGLLRLRFAGNLLESSGLKFQYGEFKPEGLVIQIPGLPQPFTQGHGTITFSRESTVLEGLQGNVGAYPLALNGTITYKGASRFEPLTIQGGFAGEDLFPVSGKRAVSPGMQITGPLHASVTLTGPTRHPKLKGWIDGRGAFMDVPSLLQKQAGQDGRLEFDGQFHPGNRVHFERVELVMLPLRLRGQGTIRYRSEVTWEARVDSGPVYLGVLPEGIRVLGDLVQSGILEVQLKGSGRGTDWTRWNTKGWVALTEGVVALRGVSDPISNLFIRLKVDEDQLDLKRMEFRLKNSEAVITGFMKNWKTTPVASVMFDSPQFDIDLLIPKEGRSAIRDGIEWLAAHGSLEGSVHIERPSYKTLSGKKLSAVLKIHDKLVSVDKVQSMVAEHGTVGGRFFVHLPEGRPAAMRASFQAKDLPFEHVLSLFGEERRLITGSMSVRGMLQGHGRDDRGIIPTLNGSVKISLGEGYIRKGTIFPRILALLNLPQVLRGKVDLEETGFPFTTVSSKLTVEDGVFSSKDLLIQSPIMKVSAAGMYDWKRDRLEVISAVSPFGSYSDILKDIPLFGRIFSGDRKGLATALFSINGPLGDPEVKYLPMESVKTGLTGLAQLAFDILKNTLTLPYDLLNGTQEDPGSAPPDAGRSGLPGPL, from the coding sequence GTGCGATGGTCCGGCAAACAGATGTTCTGGTGGGGTGCACTCGGTGCGCTGGTTCTGACCATTGCCCTGATTGTGCTTCCCTTGTTTTTGAATCCGGATTATCTGAAGACTTTGGCGCTGCAACAGATTCAACGGACATTTGGTTCGCACGTGACCGTGGGACATACGTCCTTTGCCTTATTTCCCTCTCCGCATTTTTTGGTATTGGACATTGTGGTTCAGGAACAGCCTGAGTCGCATGCGGTGTTTCGTGCGAAATCCATGAGTTTGGACCTGGGAATCGGGCAGTTGCTTATGAAAAAAATTGTGGTGCGCGAATTCCTGGTAGAGTCTCCCGAGATAGAATTGCGACGTGAAGCCGACGGGGAATGGCGCTTTTTGAGCTATGCCAGCAACGACTCTCCCATCGTGTCGGCGACGAAATTTCTGGTGCTGGGAAAGGTTGTGGTGACGGACGGTAAAATTATCGTCATTGATGAGTCACCTCGTGAAGCCGTTCGGGGATTTGTCATTGAAGATGTGGCCTTCGTCTCCGACACCACTCATGACGGGCCTTCTATGGCGTCATCTTTCGAATTGTCTGGAAAAATCCGGCAGACGCAGGAGCTGGCGCCGTTTCGCATCAAGGGAGAACTCGAAGCCCGTTGGGCGTCGCCGGTGCTTTCCATTGCCAGCGAGCCGGTTGGTTTCGAGCAGATCAAATTTTCCGGCAAGGTAAAGGCCGATCATCTGGAGATCAATCAACTGGGAGAATATCTGCCCAATGGCCAATCGCTTATGGCAGTGCCCGGCACGCTGTCGGTCAAATCGCAGGTGACCTGGGTTCAGAATGCGAAAACTTCCCGACTCTCTCTCTCGCATATCAACGTATCCAGTTCTTTTATTGATCTGGATGGTTCGGCCAATACGGAAATGTTGGAAGACGGACATCAAATGATGGGGTTTTCCATGCGTTCCTCGAATGTTGACCTCGCCATGATTCGACAACATCTGCCCAAGACGTGGATTCCGGATGACCTCCTCCCGGTGTGGGAGAAAGGCGAATGGGGAGGGGGGTTGAACATTGCCGAGGCTCGTGTGACCGGGTCCACGCGTGAGGATGTGCAGACCTCGGTCACCGGCACGTTTCATTTAGCCGACGGGTACGTTCGTATTCCCGAATGGCCCACCACCGATCATATCCAGGGGACCGTGGTGGTGGAACCGGATCGCATGCAATTGTCCGGGGTGCAGGGCATCTATGATGGTATTCCCGTTGAGGTGACGGAGGGCGTCTTCCTGTTAAAAGAGTCAGGCCCGTGGGGGGATGTGGGCCTGCAAGGTCCTGTGCCCGCGGAGAAGGTTCTCCGGGTGGTGACGCAGTTGGGAGCGCCATCCGACTTTGGGCTGTTGAATGCCTGGAAGGTCTCGGATGGCAGTGGGCTGCTGCGTCTCCGGTTTGCAGGGAATCTGTTGGAATCGTCTGGGTTGAAATTTCAGTATGGCGAGTTTAAACCTGAAGGATTGGTGATACAGATTCCCGGGCTGCCTCAGCCTTTTACGCAAGGCCACGGTACCATTACCTTTTCCCGCGAGAGTACGGTGTTAGAAGGTCTACAAGGAAACGTGGGCGCCTATCCGCTGGCGTTGAATGGGACCATCACCTACAAAGGGGCTTCTCGCTTTGAGCCGCTCACCATTCAGGGCGGGTTTGCCGGCGAGGACCTCTTCCCCGTTTCCGGGAAACGGGCGGTATCACCAGGGATGCAGATCACCGGTCCGCTTCATGCCTCGGTCACTCTCACGGGGCCGACCCGTCATCCCAAACTAAAAGGATGGATTGATGGGCGAGGGGCCTTCATGGATGTGCCCTCTCTTTTACAGAAGCAGGCCGGTCAGGATGGACGCCTTGAGTTTGATGGACAGTTTCATCCCGGAAACCGTGTTCATTTTGAACGCGTGGAACTGGTTATGCTCCCGCTTCGTCTTCGCGGACAGGGGACCATCCGGTATCGCTCGGAGGTTACATGGGAGGCGCGGGTGGATTCCGGTCCGGTGTATTTAGGCGTGCTGCCGGAGGGTATTCGTGTCTTGGGAGATCTCGTCCAGTCGGGCATTCTCGAAGTGCAATTGAAAGGCAGCGGACGCGGCACCGATTGGACCCGGTGGAATACCAAAGGTTGGGTGGCGTTGACCGAAGGCGTGGTGGCGCTTCGCGGGGTTAGCGATCCCATTTCGAATCTCTTTATTCGATTGAAAGTGGATGAGGATCAGCTTGATTTGAAACGCATGGAGTTTCGCCTGAAGAATAGTGAAGCCGTCATCACCGGTTTTATGAAAAACTGGAAGACCACACCGGTTGCCAGTGTCATGTTTGACTCGCCGCAATTCGATATTGATTTGCTGATTCCTAAAGAGGGACGTTCGGCTATCCGGGATGGAATCGAGTGGTTAGCGGCGCATGGATCACTGGAGGGTTCGGTACATATCGAACGTCCGAGCTATAAGACGCTTTCCGGAAAAAAATTATCGGCCGTGTTAAAGATTCATGACAAACTTGTCTCGGTGGATAAAGTTCAATCGATGGTGGCGGAACACGGCACTGTCGGGGGACGGTTTTTTGTCCATCTCCCGGAAGGGCGGCCGGCTGCCATGCGTGCGTCGTTTCAGGCAAAGGACTTGCCTTTCGAGCATGTCTTGAGTCTGTTTGGCGAGGAGCGCCGGTTGATTACCGGCAGCATGTCGGTACGGGGCATGCTCCAGGGCCATGGCCGGGATGACCGGGGAATCATTCCCACTCTCAACGGGAGTGTCAAAATTTCGCTCGGCGAGGGCTATATCCGCAAAGGGACGATCTTTCCGCGCATACTCGCGCTCTTGAATTTACCCCAGGTCCTTCGGGGAAAAGTTGATCTTGAAGAGACCGGCTTTCCGTTTACGACCGTGAGCAGCAAGCTCACCGTGGAAGACGGGGTATTTTCCTCGAAAGATTTGTTGATCCAAAGTCCCATCATGAAAGTCTCTGCCGCAGGCATGTATGACTGGAAACGGGACCGGCTTGAAGTGATTTCCGCCGTTAGTCCTTTTGGGTCCTATTCCGATATTTTGAAAGATATCCCTCTCTTTGGACGAATTTTTTCCGGAGATCGGAAAGGCCTCGCCACGGCGTTGTTTTCGATTAACGGACCATTGGGTGATCCGGAGGTCAAGTATCTGCCCATGGAGTCCGTGAAAACCGGGCTGACCGGTTTAGCACAATTGGCGTTTGATATCTTAAAAAATACGTTGACCCTGCCGTATGATTTATTAAATGGCACTCAGGAGGATCCGGGTTCCGCTCCACCGGATGCTGGACGATCCGGCCTACCCGGTCCCTTATAA
- a CDS encoding secondary thiamine-phosphate synthase enzyme YjbQ, whose protein sequence is MAVITHYLNISMTGHSTIENLTKPIHDLLAESGLQSGMLTLFVQHTTASVMIIEDEPGIRADTKTFWDRTIPADPLLEHNTRNAGEDNGHSHLRGQLQGPSLTIPFVNGSLTLGTWQQLVLIDFDTRPRTRNLVVQLLGE, encoded by the coding sequence ATGGCCGTCATCACCCACTACCTCAACATTTCCATGACCGGCCATTCGACCATCGAAAACCTCACAAAGCCGATTCACGACCTGCTCGCCGAATCGGGCCTACAGAGTGGAATGCTGACGCTCTTTGTGCAACATACGACGGCCTCGGTCATGATCATCGAAGATGAGCCGGGAATTCGTGCCGATACCAAAACCTTTTGGGACCGCACGATACCTGCCGATCCACTGTTAGAACATAATACGCGGAACGCCGGCGAAGATAACGGCCACTCCCATCTTCGCGGTCAGTTACAGGGACCTTCACTCACAATTCCGTTCGTCAATGGCTCCTTAACCCTTGGCACCTGGCAACAACTCGTCCTCATCGATTTTGATACCAGACCACGAACCCGAAACCTGGTTGTCCAGCTCCTGGGAGAATAG
- the pepN gene encoding aminopeptidase N translates to MSEINSVTYLKDYQQPDYWVTHVDLTVDLREGETLVRAVLQVKKNGNHANPLVLDGEELELLEVKQNNLPVAKGANRADGYVMNRTSLSLQPTQDAFTVNTLVRIHPEQNTALEGLYKSGGNWCTQCEAEGFRRITFFPDRPDNMATYSTRIIADQIAAPVLLSNGNLIDQGQLENGRHYTVWEDPFPKPSYLFALVAGDLACLDDTYVTASGRQVMLCIYAAPKDLDKLGHAMASLKKAMKWDEDVYGREYDLDLFNIVAVDDFNMGAMENKSLNIFNTKYVLAHPDTATDADYEGVEGVVAHEYFHNWTGNRVTCRDWFQLCLKEGLTVFRDQEFSGDMGSQAVNRIANVRTLRMSQFPEDAGPMAHPPRPNQFVTINNFYTATVYSKGAELNRMLHALLGKEDFRKASDTYFERFDGQAVTVEDWVRCMEEASGRDLTQFMLWYTQAGTPKITAHWSHDQATNNFTLTLEQQVPTITHQSNGQPRHIPVKFGLVGPDGQDVAQGVLELTQATHTFTFEKVPPHTVPSLFRHFSAPVNLEAPYTDDQLRHLMVHDRDGFNQWEAGNRFLTTNLMAQVDRYEHGQDIIVGDDVLDSFRRILQRADMDQELKSLALSLPVYQEIAPQREVIDPHAIIAVRKTFLETLGRELHDEFLEMYNTTYHPGKPYDRADAGRRSLQNIALGYLSHSGDAEVAKLAVRQYSQANNMTDRYAALNIIINMDEAQPYRDGVAQHFYYQFEHDALVVDKWVGAFARSQADDVLQIVKSLTQHQAFTHPTPNRMRALYGTFSQANPKGFHAKDGSGYAFVADFLMGLDAKNPQVASRMIGAFEKFRQHRKDLQTHMEAQLRRIASMESLSTDLSEKLERYLGKETYSRLRAGKGDAHTPTPSQT, encoded by the coding sequence GTGTCTGAAATAAATTCCGTGACATACCTAAAAGATTATCAGCAACCGGATTACTGGGTGACCCATGTGGACCTGACTGTGGATTTACGCGAGGGAGAGACGTTGGTCCGCGCCGTCCTACAGGTGAAAAAAAACGGGAATCATGCCAACCCGTTGGTTCTCGATGGCGAAGAACTCGAATTGCTGGAGGTCAAGCAGAACAATCTGCCTGTCGCGAAGGGAGCCAATCGGGCAGACGGCTACGTGATGAATCGAACATCCCTCTCGCTCCAGCCCACGCAGGATGCCTTTACGGTAAACACGCTGGTCAGAATTCATCCTGAACAGAACACGGCACTGGAAGGCCTGTATAAATCAGGAGGCAACTGGTGTACGCAATGCGAAGCGGAAGGGTTTCGGCGGATCACCTTTTTCCCTGACCGCCCCGATAATATGGCGACCTACAGCACCAGGATAATTGCGGATCAAATCGCCGCCCCGGTCCTGCTTTCTAACGGCAACCTCATCGATCAGGGGCAACTTGAAAATGGTCGTCATTATACGGTGTGGGAAGATCCCTTCCCCAAGCCCAGTTATTTGTTTGCCCTGGTCGCCGGGGATTTAGCCTGCCTGGATGATACCTACGTGACCGCAAGCGGTCGTCAGGTCATGTTGTGTATTTATGCGGCCCCCAAAGACCTCGATAAACTCGGGCACGCCATGGCCTCGCTGAAAAAAGCCATGAAATGGGACGAAGACGTGTATGGTCGTGAATATGATCTCGACTTGTTCAATATTGTCGCCGTGGACGATTTCAATATGGGGGCTATGGAAAACAAATCGCTGAATATCTTCAACACAAAGTATGTGTTGGCGCATCCCGATACGGCCACCGATGCGGACTATGAAGGCGTGGAAGGGGTGGTGGCGCATGAATACTTTCACAACTGGACCGGCAACCGGGTAACCTGCCGGGACTGGTTTCAGTTGTGTTTGAAAGAAGGGTTGACCGTTTTTAGAGATCAGGAATTTTCCGGGGACATGGGGTCACAAGCGGTCAATCGCATCGCCAACGTCAGAACTTTGCGCATGAGTCAATTCCCCGAAGATGCCGGGCCAATGGCGCACCCACCGAGACCGAATCAGTTTGTCACAATCAATAACTTTTACACCGCCACCGTCTACAGTAAGGGGGCTGAGCTCAATAGGATGTTGCATGCCTTATTGGGAAAAGAAGATTTCCGCAAAGCGTCGGATACATATTTCGAACGGTTCGACGGGCAAGCCGTCACCGTGGAGGACTGGGTGCGCTGCATGGAGGAGGCGTCCGGTCGGGACCTCACCCAGTTCATGCTGTGGTATACGCAAGCGGGGACGCCAAAGATCACAGCGCATTGGTCCCATGATCAGGCGACAAACAATTTCACACTCACGCTCGAGCAGCAGGTCCCCACCATCACCCATCAGTCCAACGGGCAACCCAGACACATTCCGGTGAAATTCGGGTTGGTGGGTCCTGATGGGCAGGATGTGGCTCAGGGTGTCCTTGAGCTCACTCAAGCGACGCATACCTTTACCTTTGAGAAGGTCCCACCCCATACGGTCCCTTCGCTGTTCCGGCATTTTTCGGCCCCGGTCAATCTGGAGGCTCCGTATACCGACGACCAATTGCGACATTTGATGGTCCATGACCGGGACGGATTTAATCAGTGGGAGGCAGGAAACCGGTTCCTGACCACGAATCTCATGGCACAGGTGGATCGCTATGAACATGGACAGGACATCATCGTGGGCGACGATGTCCTGGATTCGTTTCGTCGGATTCTGCAACGCGCGGACATGGACCAGGAACTCAAGAGCCTGGCCTTAAGTCTGCCCGTCTACCAGGAAATCGCGCCGCAACGAGAGGTCATTGATCCGCATGCCATCATCGCCGTTCGGAAGACCTTCTTAGAAACGCTCGGCCGTGAACTGCACGATGAATTTCTCGAGATGTACAACACCACGTATCATCCCGGCAAGCCGTACGATCGTGCAGATGCCGGTCGCCGCAGTCTACAAAATATCGCGCTCGGGTATTTATCGCATTCAGGAGATGCGGAAGTGGCCAAGCTGGCCGTCAGGCAATATAGCCAGGCCAACAATATGACGGACCGCTATGCCGCGCTGAATATCATCATCAATATGGACGAGGCGCAACCCTATCGGGATGGCGTGGCCCAACATTTCTACTATCAATTCGAACATGATGCGTTAGTCGTGGATAAATGGGTCGGAGCCTTCGCAAGATCCCAGGCGGATGATGTGTTACAAATCGTGAAATCCCTCACACAACATCAAGCCTTCACACATCCCACCCCGAACCGAATGCGAGCGTTATATGGAACCTTCTCACAGGCCAACCCCAAAGGCTTTCATGCAAAAGACGGATCAGGGTATGCCTTCGTCGCGGACTTTCTCATGGGACTGGATGCCAAAAACCCCCAAGTGGCCTCACGAATGATCGGGGCATTCGAAAAATTCAGGCAGCACCGAAAGGATCTACAAACCCACATGGAAGCACAACTTCGTCGCATAGCATCCATGGAAAGTCTGTCAACCGATCTCAGTGAAAAGCTGGAGCGGTATTTGGGGAAGGAAACCTATAGCCGGCTCAGAGCTGGAAAAGGGGATGCGCACACACCAACGCCGTCACAAACATAA
- a CDS encoding S1C family serine protease, with protein sequence MLLHHTPQTFPSDRAKVRVRPHRRFGKWQKPFLLVAFVTGFLPNIAIGEPFVPKQARSISTSPSYLHLVAQKPLGAEELNTIAVFEKAAQSVVYITNTAVRRDIWSLNTFEVPQGSGSGFIWNRQGHIVTNYHVIYGADSIQVVLDDQSTTDARIVGVDPDHDLAVLQITGKAESLMPLEIGTSQDLRVGQRVLAIGNPFGLDHTLTTGVVSALGRSIKSVNDRTIENAIQTDAAINPGNSGGPLLNSAGELIGVNTQIVSPSGAYAGIGFAVPVDIVKRVVPQLIQYGKVIRPGLGISLIPDSIAARWGIKGLVIAKVLPGSMADKAGLQGLEETKTGRIRLGDVITNINGEAIRTYDDLARLLDRHNVGDRIKLGIRRSGKEQTLSLTLQAVQ encoded by the coding sequence ATGCTGTTGCACCATACACCACAGACTTTCCCTTCAGACCGGGCCAAAGTCCGCGTTCGACCACACCGACGGTTTGGAAAATGGCAGAAGCCTTTTCTTCTCGTCGCGTTCGTCACGGGATTTCTGCCGAATATCGCCATAGGAGAGCCATTCGTCCCCAAACAGGCGCGATCGATTTCCACCTCACCCTCGTATCTGCACCTCGTCGCCCAGAAACCTCTTGGTGCGGAAGAGCTCAATACCATCGCCGTCTTTGAAAAAGCCGCGCAGTCAGTGGTCTACATCACCAACACGGCGGTGCGTCGGGATATCTGGTCGCTTAATACCTTCGAAGTGCCGCAAGGGTCGGGATCCGGATTCATCTGGAACCGCCAAGGGCATATCGTCACCAATTACCACGTCATCTATGGCGCGGATTCCATACAAGTGGTGTTGGACGATCAATCCACAACTGACGCGCGCATCGTTGGCGTGGACCCTGATCATGATCTTGCCGTGCTCCAGATCACCGGCAAGGCCGAGTCACTTATGCCCTTGGAGATCGGCACCTCCCAGGACCTTCGCGTCGGTCAGCGCGTGTTGGCCATCGGCAATCCCTTCGGGCTGGATCACACCCTCACCACCGGTGTCGTCAGTGCGCTGGGTCGTTCAATCAAATCGGTGAACGACCGCACAATTGAGAACGCCATCCAAACCGATGCGGCCATCAACCCCGGAAATTCCGGTGGACCGCTCCTCAACAGCGCAGGAGAACTCATTGGCGTCAACACCCAGATAGTCAGTCCCAGTGGAGCCTACGCGGGCATCGGCTTTGCGGTGCCGGTCGACATTGTCAAACGTGTCGTCCCCCAACTCATTCAATATGGAAAAGTCATTCGCCCCGGTCTGGGCATCTCCCTCATCCCGGATTCCATCGCCGCCCGCTGGGGGATCAAAGGCCTGGTAATCGCCAAAGTCCTGCCGGGAAGTATGGCCGACAAAGCAGGCCTGCAAGGCTTGGAAGAAACCAAAACCGGCCGGATTCGCTTGGGTGATGTCATTACGAATATTAATGGAGAAGCGATACGCACCTATGACGACCTCGCCCGACTATTGGACCGGCATAATGTCGGAGATCGCATCAAACTCGGCATTCGCCGCAGCGGCAAAGAACAAACCCTCTCCCTCACACTCCAAGCCGTCCAATAA